The Spiribacter roseus genome includes the window GAACAGCTCCTTTAACTTTTCCACACTCGAGAGCTCGGCGAAGGTCATCAGATTGGTCTCACCGGCCATCACGAAATCATCGCTGGACTCGCCATCACCGGCGAACAGTGTCTGCGCCACGGCAATCGCCGAGGTCATCAGCTCGTTGACGTCCCGCTGATCGGCCTGCATCGCCTCGAGCAGGCCATGACGGACCTCGCCGACGCTCTTGCCGGCGAATTCGCTGGAGAGATAGTTCGACACCTGCTGCAGCTCGGCGGCGCTGTAGTCGCGATCGGTCTCGATGACCCGGTTCTGCACTTCGGAGTCATTGAGCACGACGATCGCCAGGATGCGGCGCTGGGCGAGCGGCAGGAATTCGATCTGACGGATCGAGCCGAAGTCACGTTTCGGCAGCGTCACCACGCCGGCCAGATGCGTCAGCCCCGAGAGGATGTTGGACGCCGAATCCACCAGTGAGTCGGTACTGCCCTCGCCGTCCAGCCGAATCCGTAGATTATCCGCGTCAAGCCCGCTGTCCGGACGGGCGCTCAGCAGGGTGTCGACAAAAAACCGGTAGCCCCGATCGGTCGGAATCCGTCCCGCGGAGGTATGCGGCGAGTGGATGTAGCCCGCCTCCTCCAGATCGGCCATGACATTGCGGATCGAGGCCGCACTCAGATCCATGCCGGCCTCGCGCGTCAGGGCCCGCGACCCAACCGGCTGACCGTCACGGATATATCGATGCACAAGGGCCCGGAGCAGGTGCTGCGCACGAGCCCCGGACGGCCCGTCGCGATGTCGCTGAACCATACCGTCCTCCAGGGATTGGCACTCGTGACAGACGAGTGCCAAGGCAAGCTATCAACACCCCCCATGGCTGTCAATTTGCGGCCACCGTGCTAGGTTGTCGGCGAACTGTCGAGGGAATTGCATGCAACCGTTCCAACGTATCGCGATCACGGGCAAGCCGGGCGACCAGGCGGTCATCGATACGATTCGCAAGCTCATCCACGAGCTCGACGGACGCGGTCTCACCGTCTCCCTTGACGAGGCCATCGGCGATGCGACGGGTGCCTCCGCCACCCACCCCGTCGCCAGCCTCGACAGCCTCGCCCCGCGCATCGACC containing:
- the hrcA gene encoding heat-inducible transcriptional repressor HrcA: MVQRHRDGPSGARAQHLLRALVHRYIRDGQPVGSRALTREAGMDLSAASIRNVMADLEEAGYIHSPHTSAGRIPTDRGYRFFVDTLLSARPDSGLDADNLRIRLDGEGSTDSLVDSASNILSGLTHLAGVVTLPKRDFGSIRQIEFLPLAQRRILAIVVLNDSEVQNRVIETDRDYSAAELQQVSNYLSSEFAGKSVGEVRHGLLEAMQADQRDVNELMTSAIAVAQTLFAGDGESSDDFVMAGETNLMTFAELSSVEKLKELFEAFGRKRDILHLLDRCLSADGVQIFIGQESGYQAFDGVSLVTSTYQSDDNVLGVLGVIGPTRMEYDRVIPIVDVTARLLGHALKPTH